The Rhodohalobacter sp. SW132 DNA segment CAACAAGCAGAAAAGGGTATCTGTGAGGTATATAATTTTTTATTTCTTCAATCTTCATCAGTAAAGATTTTTCGGATTCAAAATTGATGCTGAATTCTCCATGAGTCCGCAGCCTAAATGCCACAGCCTCATCTAAATAGCACAGTTCTTCAATTGCAGAATTCAACTCTTAATATAAGGGGGGCAATATACTAATTATCTTTTACGGTGCCCACATATACGTAGGCAATACCACCGGTAAGACTTTCCGATTTTTTTTCTCTGAATACACCGGTGTTGTCCATAAGATCCATAAAAGCGCGGCCGGCCGGAAATGCCGCACTGGTTTCCGGCAGATAGGTGTAGGCGTCTCGATTCCCGCTGATCCAGCCGCCGATTGCAGGCATCACGTGTTTACTGTAAAATTCATACGGGTATTTGACCACACCACCGGGCTGGCCAAATTCGAGAACTACAACCCGTCCGCCGGGCCGGACCACCCTGGCCATCTCCTGAAGGCAAATTTTCGGATCATCTACATTACGGATGCCAAAAGCGATACTTGCAATATCGAATGAATTATCTTCGTAGGGTAAATCCATGGCATCTGCCACTTCAAACTCTACAACCATTTGCTTTTTATCTGCTTTTGCAGGGGCGTGTTCAATCATCTCTTTACAAAAATCGGTACCGGTAACCGACCCGGTATGCCCTACACGATTCTTAAATTCAAAAGCGAGATCGCCAGTTCCGGTTGCACAATCCAGGACACGGTCACCCGGTTGAGCGCCGCTCATCTGTACCGCTTTTTTACGCCAGCCGTTATGTACCCCAAACGAAAGTATACTGTTGATTTTATCATAATCATCAGCAATATCAGCAAACATGTCACGAACTTTTTCACTCATAGCTCAACTATTTTCAATTGTATTATTATAGGATCTTTTAAACAACAAATTCTTAGCGTCCATTCACAAAGGATCTAATCTAATGTACTGCCTCGAAGCAGAACTATTGAGGTAAGAACTTATAATCAATAACTTTTTGATCAATTATCTTTTTTAAGTATTGCCCCACTTTTAAAGACTATTTCATTAATATAAACCAATTATAGATTCTTTCCCTGATACTTTTGAACGGTCCCCGAGACAAAAGCGCTCGGGGCAGGCGGCAGTATCCAAAACCCGCCGGGCTGGTGATTCCTTCAGTCGGGATTTGCGGTCCGTTTTGCGATGTGAACACCCCTCGCGGCTAAAGCCGCACTCCCCTCAAAGGGGAGATTACAAAGGTCCACATCACTTAGTGACAGTAATCTTAGATTTGGCCGGTAGTTTTTACAAGCATCGCATGCACTCCCTGCAAACCAAGCACCTCCTTCAGTAATCAAAGGCCGGAAAATTGAAAGCTGATAAAAGGTCTATTAGTACAATAGTTCATTTGATTCCGTTTGTAAGATGGACTTTATTCAATTCCTCGGCTTAATGATTTTAAATTGAATAGTGTCGAGACTTGGATATAATATCGTATTGATATCGGATGAGTTTTCCGAAAAATCGGGCTGCACTGAATCAATATATGATTCATGGATGACTCATACGATGACTATCCAATACTGCGCCCAGAAACGAAAATCGTAAAAAAATAATGGATCAGGTTAAATGTACGATACTGTTCAGATATTCCGCCTCGATCGCTGTACCATTTTTTATAATCAAATTAATGGCACCGTTTGAATGCTCAA contains these protein-coding regions:
- the ubiE gene encoding bifunctional demethylmenaquinone methyltransferase/2-methoxy-6-polyprenyl-1,4-benzoquinol methylase UbiE, whose product is MSEKVRDMFADIADDYDKINSILSFGVHNGWRKKAVQMSGAQPGDRVLDCATGTGDLAFEFKNRVGHTGSVTGTDFCKEMIEHAPAKADKKQMVVEFEVADAMDLPYEDNSFDIASIAFGIRNVDDPKICLQEMARVVRPGGRVVVLEFGQPGGVVKYPYEFYSKHVMPAIGGWISGNRDAYTYLPETSAAFPAGRAFMDLMDNTGVFREKKSESLTGGIAYVYVGTVKDN